The following are from one region of the Stigmatella ashevillena genome:
- a CDS encoding thiolase family protein, which yields MASRVVIASAVRTPFTRASKGEFKDTRPDTLAAHVIKEAVARVPGLKPSDVEDVILGCAMPEAEQGMNVARQASLLGGLPDTVPAMTINRFCSSGAQSIAQAAQAIQSGMIQVAVAGGTESMSMVPMGGNKVSANPEIMEKYPEVYTSMGVTAENIASRYGVSREDADKFAAESQRRAATAREQGKFKEEILPISTTYFDEDGTAKQVTVTVDTILRPETTAEGLAKLRPAFNAKGVVTAGNASPLTDGAAAAVVMSEEKAKELGVKPLGYFLDFQVAGVPPDIMGIGPVPAVRKLLARNKLKVEDIDVFELNEAFAAQALYCLRELGIPLDKANPNGGAIALGHPLGVSGARMVGTLLYELKRRNGRYGVVSMCIGGGMGAAALVELAK from the coding sequence ATGGCCAGTCGAGTCGTGATTGCCAGCGCGGTGCGCACGCCGTTCACCCGCGCGAGCAAGGGAGAGTTCAAGGACACCCGGCCGGATACGCTCGCGGCCCACGTCATCAAGGAAGCGGTGGCGCGGGTGCCCGGCCTGAAGCCCTCGGATGTGGAGGACGTCATCCTGGGCTGTGCCATGCCGGAGGCCGAGCAGGGGATGAACGTCGCCCGCCAGGCGTCGCTGCTCGGTGGGTTGCCGGACACGGTGCCGGCGATGACCATCAACCGCTTCTGTTCGTCGGGAGCGCAGTCCATCGCCCAGGCGGCGCAGGCCATCCAGTCGGGGATGATCCAGGTGGCGGTCGCCGGGGGCACCGAGTCGATGTCGATGGTGCCCATGGGCGGCAACAAGGTGAGCGCCAACCCGGAGATCATGGAGAAGTACCCGGAGGTCTACACCTCCATGGGTGTCACGGCGGAGAACATCGCCAGCCGCTACGGCGTCAGCCGGGAGGACGCGGACAAGTTCGCCGCCGAGTCCCAGCGCCGCGCGGCCACCGCCCGCGAGCAGGGGAAGTTCAAGGAGGAGATCCTTCCGATTTCCACCACGTACTTCGACGAGGACGGCACGGCGAAGCAGGTAACGGTGACGGTCGACACCATCCTGCGCCCGGAGACGACAGCGGAGGGGCTGGCGAAGCTGCGGCCTGCGTTCAACGCCAAGGGCGTGGTGACGGCGGGCAACGCCTCGCCGCTGACGGACGGCGCGGCTGCCGCGGTGGTGATGAGCGAGGAGAAGGCGAAGGAGCTCGGGGTGAAGCCGCTGGGCTACTTCCTGGACTTCCAGGTGGCGGGCGTGCCCCCGGACATCATGGGGATTGGCCCCGTTCCGGCGGTGAGGAAGCTGCTGGCGCGCAACAAGCTCAAGGTGGAGGACATCGACGTCTTCGAGCTGAACGAGGCCTTCGCGGCGCAGGCGCTGTACTGCCTGCGTGAGCTGGGCATCCCGCTGGACAAGGCGAACCCGAACGGGGGCGCCATCGCCCTGGGCCACCCGCTGGGCGTGTCCGGTGCGCGCATGGTGGGCACGCTCCTGTACGAGCTGAAGCGCCGCAACGGCCGTTACGGCGTCGTCAGCATGTGCATCGGTGGCGGCATGGGCGCCGCGGCGCTCGTCGAATTGGCGAAGTAA
- a CDS encoding 3-hydroxyacyl-CoA dehydrogenase/enoyl-CoA hydratase family protein, translated as MTTRIRKVAVLGAGVMGSGIAAHLANSGVLALLLDIVPPKAGPGEDTSSKAFRNKFVLGALANLRKQKPSPIVSEQVFASLEVGNLEDDIARIAECDWVIEVVKEDLAVKQALFEKVEKHLRKDAIVSSNTSGLSIAGMLQGRGADFRKRFLVTHFFNPVRYMKLLELVAGPETDADAVKTIHAFGEGVLGKGIVYGKDTTNFIANRIGVYGMMRTIAEMQKAELTVEEVDKIFGPAMGRPKSAVFRTADIVGLDTFTHVAKNCFDTLTQDEERQTFAAPDFLQKMVEKGMLGDKSGSGFYKKGKGGGGDKEILALDLKTLDYRPQNKVRYESLGAAKDVEDVRERVATVMKGQDKAAKFAERVTLDVLAYSSRRIPEIADDIVNIDRGVRWGFGWDVGPFETWDAYGVKAGVERMKELGLKPAAWVEQMLASGRESFYGVQDGRDTYWDIPSKSVKPVPESARIAKVEYLKRGNKKIDGNGSATLWDMGDGVTLLEFHSKMNSIDDDIIAMMGTALDETEKNHLGLVVGNDGANFSAGANIFAMLWAARNGEFDTLRKMSAAFQAANQRMRYSPVPVVTAPFNLTLGGGAEAAMGGNAIQAAAELYMGLVEVGVGLIPGGGGTMQLLRNVYGTYSADKDFDPFPFIKKVFLAVGTAKVATSAEEAREFGFLNANDGISANRDFQLHDAKQRVLGMAKAGFRAPRPTRFRLPGPSGFATIDMMLYDMSLNNQISAHDRKIAQKLARVLTGGDTSPSVLLTEERLLELELEAFLSLCGEEKTQDRLQFMLEKGKPLRN; from the coding sequence CCATCGTCTCCGAGCAGGTGTTCGCCTCGCTCGAGGTGGGCAACCTGGAGGACGACATCGCCCGCATCGCCGAGTGCGACTGGGTGATTGAAGTGGTGAAGGAGGACCTGGCCGTCAAGCAGGCGCTCTTCGAGAAGGTGGAGAAGCACCTGCGCAAGGACGCCATCGTCAGCTCCAACACCTCGGGCCTGTCCATCGCGGGCATGCTCCAGGGCCGGGGCGCGGACTTCCGCAAGCGCTTCCTGGTGACGCACTTCTTCAACCCCGTGCGCTACATGAAGCTCTTGGAGCTGGTGGCGGGTCCCGAGACGGACGCCGACGCGGTGAAGACGATCCACGCCTTCGGCGAGGGCGTGCTTGGCAAGGGCATCGTCTACGGCAAGGACACCACCAACTTCATCGCCAACCGCATCGGCGTGTACGGAATGATGCGGACCATCGCCGAGATGCAGAAGGCGGAGCTGACGGTCGAGGAGGTGGACAAGATTTTTGGCCCCGCCATGGGCCGCCCCAAGTCCGCCGTCTTCCGCACCGCGGACATCGTCGGCCTGGACACCTTCACCCACGTGGCGAAGAACTGCTTCGACACGCTCACCCAGGATGAGGAGCGCCAGACGTTCGCGGCCCCGGACTTCCTCCAGAAGATGGTGGAGAAGGGGATGCTGGGCGACAAGAGTGGCTCGGGCTTCTACAAGAAGGGCAAGGGCGGCGGCGGGGACAAGGAAATCCTGGCGCTGGACCTGAAGACGCTGGACTACCGGCCGCAGAACAAGGTGCGCTACGAGTCGCTGGGCGCCGCCAAGGACGTGGAGGACGTGCGCGAGCGCGTGGCCACGGTGATGAAGGGCCAGGACAAGGCCGCGAAGTTCGCCGAGCGCGTCACCCTGGATGTGCTGGCCTACTCCAGCCGCCGGATCCCCGAGATCGCCGACGACATCGTCAACATCGACCGCGGCGTGCGCTGGGGCTTCGGCTGGGACGTGGGCCCCTTCGAGACGTGGGATGCCTACGGTGTGAAGGCGGGCGTGGAGCGGATGAAGGAGCTGGGGCTCAAGCCGGCCGCGTGGGTGGAGCAGATGCTGGCCTCGGGGCGCGAGTCCTTCTACGGCGTGCAGGACGGCCGCGACACCTACTGGGACATCCCCAGCAAGTCGGTGAAGCCGGTGCCGGAGAGCGCGCGCATCGCGAAGGTGGAGTACCTCAAGCGCGGCAACAAGAAGATCGACGGCAACGGCAGCGCCACCCTGTGGGACATGGGCGACGGCGTCACGCTGCTGGAGTTCCACTCGAAGATGAACTCCATCGACGATGACATCATCGCGATGATGGGCACGGCCCTGGACGAGACGGAGAAGAACCACCTGGGCCTGGTGGTGGGCAACGACGGGGCGAACTTCTCGGCGGGCGCGAACATCTTCGCGATGCTGTGGGCGGCCCGCAACGGCGAGTTCGACACGCTGCGGAAGATGTCGGCGGCCTTCCAGGCAGCCAACCAGCGCATGCGCTACAGCCCGGTGCCGGTGGTGACGGCGCCCTTCAACCTGACGCTGGGCGGCGGCGCCGAGGCGGCCATGGGTGGCAACGCCATCCAGGCGGCGGCGGAGCTGTACATGGGCCTGGTGGAAGTGGGCGTGGGCCTCATCCCCGGCGGCGGCGGCACGATGCAGCTTCTGCGCAACGTGTACGGCACCTACTCGGCGGACAAGGACTTTGATCCGTTCCCCTTCATCAAGAAGGTGTTCCTGGCGGTGGGCACGGCGAAGGTGGCCACCAGCGCCGAGGAGGCGCGCGAGTTCGGCTTCCTGAACGCCAACGATGGCATCAGCGCCAACCGCGACTTCCAACTGCACGATGCCAAGCAGCGGGTGCTGGGGATGGCGAAGGCGGGCTTCCGGGCGCCGCGGCCCACCCGCTTCCGGCTGCCGGGGCCCAGCGGGTTCGCCACCATCGACATGATGCTGTACGACATGTCGCTCAACAACCAGATCTCCGCCCACGATCGGAAGATCGCCCAGAAGCTGGCGCGGGTGCTCACCGGCGGCGACACGAGCCCGTCGGTGCTGCTGACCGAGGAGCGGCTGCTGGAGCTGGAGCTGGAGGCCTTCCTGAGCCTGTGCGGCGAGGAGAAGACCCAGGATCGGCTCCAGTTCATGTTGGAGAAGGGCAAGCCGCTGCGCAATTAG